A window of the Streptomyces sp. Ag109_O5-10 genome harbors these coding sequences:
- a CDS encoding translation factor GTPase family protein, with product MHLLNLGILAHVDAGKTSLTERLLHTAGVTDELGSVDDGSTRTDTLALERQRGITIKSAVVSFPLDGVTVNLIDTPGHPDFIAEVERVLGVLDGAVLVVSAVEGVQAQTRVLMRTLRRLRIPTLVFVNKIDRRGARGDAVLAQLARRLAVPVVPMGRATALGTRAARFLPGLGPAALDTLADHDDALLAAYLDGGVPEPRLRAALAEQARRAVVHPVYFGSAATGAGVPDLIAGIERLLPAAGADADGPLSGTVFKVERGPAGEKVAYARLFSGTLGVRDRVPFGNRAAAGGRPEGRVTGLSVFEDGTDLRRERAGAGRIVKVWGLGGIRVGDALGVPGRVYAHHFAPPTLETVVVPGPGTDRRSLHVALTQLAEQDPLIDVRHDEVRQETSVSLYGEVQKEVIQATLADEYGLGVTFRETTVICVERLTGTGSAVEFNKRDGNPFLATVGLRVEPAPPGAGVCFRLEVELGAMPYAFFKAVEDAVRESLGQGLHGWRIPDCTVTMTHSGYSPRQSHAHQGFDKSMSSTGYDFRGLAPLVLTEALRRAGTLVHEPMHRFRLEAPVDTLGALLPVLAGLGAVPQRTGTEGALALLEGVVPAARVHGLEQRLPGLTRGEGELETAFDHYAPVLRGPVPERSRTDHNPLSRKEYLLNVTGRVAG from the coding sequence GTGCATCTGCTCAATCTCGGCATTCTCGCCCACGTCGACGCAGGTAAGACCAGTCTGACCGAACGGCTGCTGCACACCGCCGGCGTCACCGACGAGCTCGGCAGCGTCGACGACGGCAGCACCCGTACCGACACCCTCGCCCTGGAGCGGCAGCGCGGGATCACCATCAAGTCGGCGGTCGTGTCGTTCCCGCTCGACGGTGTCACCGTCAACCTCATCGACACCCCGGGCCACCCGGACTTCATCGCCGAGGTGGAGCGGGTGCTCGGTGTCCTCGACGGCGCGGTCCTGGTCGTCTCGGCCGTGGAGGGCGTCCAGGCGCAGACCCGCGTGCTGATGCGGACCCTGCGGCGGCTGCGCATCCCCACGCTGGTCTTCGTCAACAAGATCGACCGGCGGGGTGCCCGTGGCGACGCCGTGCTCGCCCAGCTGGCCCGCAGGCTCGCCGTCCCGGTCGTCCCGATGGGCCGTGCCACCGCGCTCGGCACCCGCGCCGCCCGCTTCCTGCCCGGCCTCGGCCCGGCCGCGCTGGACACGCTCGCCGACCACGACGACGCGCTGCTCGCCGCCTACCTCGACGGTGGGGTCCCCGAGCCGCGGCTGCGCGCCGCCCTCGCCGAGCAGGCCCGGCGGGCCGTGGTCCATCCGGTCTACTTCGGCTCCGCCGCCACCGGCGCCGGGGTGCCCGACCTGATCGCCGGCATCGAGCGGCTGCTCCCGGCCGCCGGCGCAGACGCGGACGGCCCGCTCTCCGGCACGGTCTTCAAGGTGGAGCGGGGCCCGGCGGGGGAGAAGGTCGCCTATGCGCGTCTCTTCTCCGGAACCCTCGGGGTCCGCGACCGGGTCCCGTTCGGGAACCGCGCCGCGGCCGGGGGCCGGCCGGAGGGCCGGGTCACCGGGCTGAGCGTCTTCGAGGACGGCACCGACCTGCGGCGGGAGCGCGCCGGTGCCGGGCGGATCGTCAAGGTGTGGGGGCTCGGCGGCATCCGGGTCGGGGACGCCCTCGGGGTGCCGGGCCGGGTGTACGCGCATCACTTCGCACCCCCGACCCTGGAGACCGTCGTGGTTCCCGGCCCCGGCACCGACCGCCGCTCCCTGCATGTCGCCCTGACCCAGCTCGCCGAGCAGGACCCGCTGATCGACGTCCGGCACGACGAGGTGCGCCAGGAGACCTCGGTCTCCCTCTACGGCGAGGTGCAGAAGGAGGTGATCCAGGCGACCCTCGCCGACGAGTACGGCCTCGGCGTCACCTTCCGGGAGACCACCGTCATCTGCGTCGAACGGCTCACCGGCACCGGATCCGCCGTCGAGTTCAACAAGAGGGACGGCAACCCCTTCCTGGCCACGGTCGGCCTGCGGGTGGAGCCGGCCCCGCCGGGAGCGGGTGTCTGCTTCCGCCTGGAGGTGGAGCTCGGCGCGATGCCGTACGCCTTCTTCAAGGCCGTCGAGGACGCCGTGCGCGAGTCCCTCGGGCAGGGGCTGCACGGCTGGCGGATCCCGGACTGCACGGTGACCATGACCCACTCCGGCTACTCGCCCCGGCAGAGCCACGCCCACCAGGGCTTCGACAAGAGCATGTCCAGCACCGGGTACGACTTCCGCGGCCTTGCCCCGCTGGTGCTCACCGAGGCGCTGCGGCGGGCCGGCACCCTGGTGCACGAGCCCATGCACCGCTTCCGCCTGGAGGCACCGGTGGACACCCTGGGCGCCCTGCTGCCGGTGCTCGCCGGGCTCGGCGCGGTGCCGCAGCGGACCGGGACCGAGGGGGCGCTCGCGCTCCTGGAGGGCGTGGTACCGGCGGCCCGGGTGCACGGTCTTGAGCAACGGCTGCCGGGGCTGACCCGGGGCGAGGGCGAGCTGGAGACCGCCTTCGACCACTACGCGCCGGTGCTGCGGGGGCCGGTCCCGGAGCGGTCGCGGACCGACCACAACCCGCTGAGCCGCAAGGAGTACCTGTTGAACGTGACCGGTCGAGTGGCCGGCTGA